One window of Methanogenium organophilum genomic DNA carries:
- a CDS encoding PEGA domain-containing protein: MKCRLILLLLCIACATVWMTGPALADEAVVLPGEPEATILPVPTHLPGEGTSYYDIYTNVDGAAISFDGEYQGVTTGGILSVPVHTTGTPYSVVSAVKTGYNPTQRTLPPVPPEGEHTSVYLTLNPLKPVSGTLSVSSSPSGAAVYVNNVYYGITPQTVPGLTPGNHLVQITHSGYEPWSQTVGVTAGQIITVMAVLTPKQDQGTLTVRSNPSGAAIYLDSIYYGITPKTISGLVPGLHDLELTKAGYEDSVMRVRIYTDQVTTVSKSLKKISYPSTGSVQVTSNPAYASVFVNGVYYGDTKPETPLIVSGLAPGSYSVKATLTGYNDAVTSVVVNAGAATPVSFSLTPLSPDVAVASLRVTSAPSGAQVYLDNVLAGATPVTVPNIPPGVHEVRVTLTGYLEHRSSVDLSAGETASIDVNLDPAPEQSPTGIPAIIISFAICSIVLSCIFRRDKSR, translated from the coding sequence ATGAAATGTCGTCTCATTCTTCTCCTCCTCTGTATTGCCTGTGCCACCGTCTGGATGACAGGGCCGGCCCTCGCAGATGAAGCTGTTGTGCTTCCGGGTGAACCGGAGGCAACCATCCTCCCGGTACCGACCCATCTGCCGGGAGAGGGCACCTCATATTATGATATCTATACCAATGTCGATGGTGCTGCCATCTCCTTTGACGGAGAATACCAGGGAGTAACTACAGGGGGGATCCTGAGTGTTCCCGTCCATACCACAGGAACACCATATTCTGTTGTATCCGCCGTGAAGACAGGCTATAATCCTACACAGCGAACCCTGCCCCCAGTCCCGCCGGAAGGGGAGCACACCTCAGTATACCTTACCCTAAACCCATTAAAACCTGTATCCGGAACGCTCTCCGTCTCTTCTTCACCCTCCGGTGCAGCAGTATATGTAAACAATGTCTACTATGGCATTACCCCACAGACAGTCCCCGGTCTCACCCCCGGAAACCATCTGGTTCAGATAACCCATTCCGGATATGAACCATGGTCGCAAACAGTGGGAGTCACTGCGGGCCAGATTATTACAGTAATGGCGGTGCTCACCCCAAAGCAGGATCAGGGAACGCTCACGGTGAGATCAAATCCCTCCGGAGCTGCCATCTACCTGGATAGTATCTATTATGGTATCACCCCGAAAACCATCAGCGGACTCGTGCCGGGTCTGCATGACCTTGAACTGACAAAGGCGGGATATGAGGATTCTGTGATGCGTGTAAGAATTTACACGGATCAGGTGACAACCGTATCAAAGAGTTTAAAGAAGATCTCATATCCTTCCACAGGTTCTGTTCAGGTGACATCAAACCCCGCCTATGCCTCAGTCTTTGTGAACGGGGTTTATTATGGGGATACGAAACCTGAAACACCTCTCATCGTCAGTGGTCTTGCACCCGGAAGCTATTCTGTGAAGGCCACGTTGACCGGTTATAATGATGCAGTAACGTCCGTCGTTGTTAATGCAGGCGCGGCAACACCGGTATCATTCTCCCTCACCCCGCTGAGCCCGGATGTTGCTGTAGCCTCACTGAGAGTGACATCTGCACCTTCCGGTGCACAGGTATATCTGGATAATGTTCTGGCAGGTGCCACACCAGTCACTGTACCGAACATCCCCCCCGGTGTGCATGAAGTGAGAGTCACCCTCACAGGATACCTTGAACATCGATCATCTGTCGACTTGTCCGCCGGGGAAACGGCATCCATTGACGTGAACCTTGATCCTGCACCCGAACAGTCACCCACAGGTATTCCTGCAATCATTATCTCCTTTGCTATCTGCAGCATTGTTCTTTCCTGCATATTCAGACGGGATAAATCCAGATAA
- a CDS encoding chemotaxis protein CheC, translating to MEEISESDMDTLRELINIGIGRAAGILNELTLARVILEVPVVELINRENLGHHAGSFGGATASAVMIDFNGYIAGSTALVFDTPGAAALIYAITGEEFEKPELDVMMRETLKEVGNICINGVMGSIGNILHEHISYTPPRYEEDTVPDLFRHTSISKQMIIIVKTRFLVSEIDVNGYIMMLLEFSSLEKILSKIAETWDGSL from the coding sequence ATGGAAGAGATTTCTGAATCCGATATGGATACCCTTAGAGAGCTTATCAACATCGGCATCGGCAGAGCAGCAGGTATACTAAATGAACTGACCCTGGCACGGGTGATCCTGGAAGTGCCGGTGGTCGAACTGATCAACAGAGAGAACCTCGGCCACCATGCAGGATCATTTGGTGGGGCAACCGCATCTGCGGTGATGATCGATTTTAACGGATACATCGCAGGGTCAACCGCACTTGTCTTTGACACACCGGGGGCTGCCGCCCTCATATATGCCATCACAGGAGAAGAGTTCGAAAAACCAGAACTGGACGTGATGATGAGGGAGACACTGAAAGAGGTGGGCAATATCTGCATCAACGGCGTGATGGGTTCCATCGGTAATATTCTTCATGAACATATCAGCTATACACCACCCCGATATGAGGAAGATACCGTCCCGGATCTTTTCAGACACACTTCAATCAGCAAACAAATGATCATTATCGTGAAAACCCGTTTTTTAGTTAGTGAAATCGATGTGAACGGTTACATCATGATGCTTTTAGAGTTCTCATCTCTCGAAAAGATTCTCTCAAAAATCGCAGAAACATGGGACGGTTCATTATGA
- a CDS encoding 4Fe-4S binding protein, with product MSAKLAISRPREGAAGKSGSWRTFRPVVDREKCNECGLCRLYCPDAAISVDLIIDLDYCKGCGICAEECPKKAISMEREEK from the coding sequence ATGAGTGCAAAACTGGCGATCTCCCGGCCTCGCGAAGGTGCAGCGGGAAAAAGCGGTTCATGGCGGACTTTCCGACCTGTTGTGGACCGGGAAAAATGCAATGAATGTGGTCTCTGCCGCCTCTACTGCCCGGATGCAGCGATAAGTGTAGACCTCATAATTGATTTGGACTATTGCAAAGGCTGTGGCATCTGTGCTGAAGAATGCCCTAAAAAAGCGATATCAATGGAACGGGAAGAAAAGTAA
- a CDS encoding DUF4346 domain-containing protein — protein MRILLPTGTIAEKIVRRAAAGFDADVVVTGKIASFLTPDQLCAIAKDGFYDVVITSGMCTASFASAEEELGIPVYRGPRHAADIGMMLRLLGEVEFSRTVPADEFLAGIREEEARNRLIQMEEGASCAFTLRGCRIGGDSRMKVLAEIMDAHRQPDIRGTAERYLAAGADIIDIGFGFDAVPDDVRRVFAVLRDLPVPLAVDTQDPALIEASLPYVDLILSLQEENIPYIGAAAAAAGAAAVIVPGDASLGENLRAAEAAGITRIIADPLLQPAGSGLVSSLGGFEDRGYPRFFGAGNVTELIDTDSVGVNALLAAMAHECHAAILFTSEHSDKTQGSVREMRRAAEMMALMGDRPYAKDLGLSLFCIKEKRRRHEPSIPREITRDVSPVPDELVFDPRGNLRIGIEDGWIIAEHKGIAFRGKKWDEIFHALLADDRVSLLDHAAYLGKELYKAELALRFGRSFEQDGDF, from the coding sequence ATGCGGATACTGCTTCCGACAGGGACAATTGCTGAGAAGATTGTGCGAAGAGCAGCTGCCGGGTTTGACGCTGATGTTGTTGTCACCGGTAAAATCGCCTCTTTTTTAACACCGGACCAGCTGTGCGCGATAGCAAAGGACGGTTTCTACGATGTTGTTATAACTTCAGGGATGTGCACCGCATCCTTTGCCTCAGCAGAAGAGGAGTTGGGGATTCCGGTCTATCGTGGTCCCCGGCACGCAGCAGATATCGGGATGATGCTGCGCCTCTTAGGGGAAGTGGAGTTCTCCCGCACGGTGCCCGCCGATGAGTTTCTTGCCGGTATCCGTGAAGAAGAGGCGCGAAACCGCCTGATCCAGATGGAGGAGGGTGCGTCCTGTGCCTTTACACTACGGGGGTGCCGTATTGGCGGGGATTCGCGTATGAAGGTTCTTGCAGAGATCATGGACGCCCATCGTCAGCCTGACATCCGTGGCACAGCAGAGCGGTATCTCGCAGCCGGTGCGGATATTATTGACATTGGCTTTGGATTTGATGCGGTCCCCGATGATGTGCGGCGGGTCTTTGCCGTATTGCGGGATCTTCCTGTCCCGCTTGCCGTCGATACGCAGGACCCGGCACTCATAGAGGCTTCCCTCCCGTATGTTGATCTAATCCTCTCGCTGCAGGAGGAAAATATTCCGTATATCGGCGCTGCGGCGGCAGCAGCCGGCGCGGCAGCGGTGATAGTTCCCGGTGATGCCTCTCTTGGTGAGAATCTCCGAGCGGCAGAGGCGGCTGGCATCACCCGTATTATCGCAGATCCTCTTCTGCAACCGGCAGGGAGCGGGCTTGTCTCCTCCCTTGGAGGCTTTGAGGACAGGGGGTATCCGCGTTTTTTTGGCGCGGGAAATGTTACCGAACTCATCGATACCGACTCTGTGGGAGTAAATGCCCTCTTAGCTGCAATGGCACATGAGTGTCATGCTGCCATACTCTTTACGAGCGAACACTCGGATAAGACACAGGGGAGCGTGCGGGAGATGCGGCGTGCTGCGGAGATGATGGCACTCATGGGAGACCGGCCGTATGCGAAGGATCTTGGCCTCTCGCTCTTCTGCATCAAGGAGAAACGTCGCCGGCATGAACCGTCAATACCACGGGAAATAACCCGTGACGTGTCGCCTGTACCTGATGAACTGGTCTTTGATCCCCGTGGGAACCTGAGAATTGGTATTGAGGACGGGTGGATTATCGCAGAACACAAAGGCATTGCCTTCCGGGGGAAAAAGTGGGATGAGATATTCCATGCCCTCCTCGCAGATGACAGGGTCTCCCTTTTGGACCATGCTGCCTACCTGGGAAAAGAGCTCTATAAGGCGGAACTGGCCCTCCGTTTCGGACGAAGTTTTGAACAGGATGGGGATTTTTAA
- a CDS encoding 2-oxoacid:acceptor oxidoreductase family protein codes for MYEIRLHSRGGQGGVTAAKLIAYAAFLDGKHATATPLYGAERRGAPVVSFIRIDDEPIRVYSQIRNPDLVIVLDESIMQLVDVLNGLKADGEVLINSQTEPDVEGHRTYPVDLTGISLSLDLVLAGNPILNTPLIGAIAKLGLVSKESAKKVIAETFKDVRNVEAALRAYEELKI; via the coding sequence ATGTATGAGATACGTCTTCACTCACGCGGTGGACAGGGCGGCGTAACTGCAGCAAAACTGATTGCGTACGCAGCATTCCTGGATGGAAAACATGCGACTGCGACACCGCTTTACGGTGCCGAGCGTCGGGGTGCTCCTGTGGTCTCTTTCATCCGCATTGATGACGAACCCATCCGGGTCTATTCCCAGATCAGAAACCCGGATCTTGTCATTGTTCTTGATGAATCGATCATGCAACTGGTGGATGTCCTGAATGGATTAAAGGCGGACGGCGAAGTGTTGATAAACAGCCAGACGGAGCCGGACGTGGAAGGGCACCGGACATACCCGGTTGACCTCACCGGTATTTCCCTCTCACTGGATCTGGTACTTGCCGGAAACCCCATCCTCAATACGCCACTTATTGGCGCTATCGCAAAACTTGGTCTGGTATCAAAGGAATCTGCAAAAAAAGTCATTGCAGAGACATTCAAAGACGTTCGAAATGTTGAAGCGGCACTGCGTGCCTATGAGGAGCTGAAGATATGA
- a CDS encoding Mov34/MPN/PAD-1 family protein, with protein MEIRGIRRECLDTLRAVGNSQHPREFVAVLRETNGVIEEFDLAPGTVVTERSAGFSPEMMPLDVHTAGSAHSHPSGALRPSDADMRFFGRMGQYHLIFGPPYGEEDWRAFRRDGTPVFLEVIE; from the coding sequence ATGGAGATTCGCGGCATCAGAAGAGAGTGTCTGGATACCCTTCGGGCAGTTGGAAACAGCCAGCATCCCCGGGAATTCGTGGCAGTTCTGCGGGAAACAAACGGGGTCATTGAAGAATTTGATCTGGCACCAGGAACCGTTGTCACCGAACGGAGTGCCGGATTTTCTCCTGAGATGATGCCTTTGGATGTCCATACGGCAGGGAGTGCCCATTCCCATCCGAGTGGTGCGCTGAGGCCGTCTGATGCGGATATGCGGTTCTTCGGAAGAATGGGTCAGTATCATCTTATTTTCGGGCCGCCATACGGGGAAGAGGACTGGCGGGCATTTCGCCGTGACGGGACACCGGTATTCCTTGAGGTGATCGAGTGA
- a CDS encoding transketolase C-terminal domain-containing protein: MLTFGTGNKAVAMAVRDAKPVVVAAYPITPQTEIVEEIANFVTDGSLDARYIPVESEHSSMAACIGAAATGVRTFTATSSHGLVYMCEMLHMSAGARLPIVMANANRALGPGWNIGAEHSDSISMRDTGWLQVYVSTVQEAYDATVMAFRIAEHTDVLLPVMINLDGFLLTHITQTFETVEPGDFIPPTATPHAIDINNPGGYGTLTPGNTHFKFRHDIERGMQASVPVIVETEADFARRFGREYHLYEEYRCEDADVVIIAMGTLGKEMEVAVDILRDEGVAAGAIRMRWFRPFIVPDLDGKEVVVIDRDYSFGFGGVVANELQAKCGCKPFSVIAGLGGQEVTYDDIAEFVRIRCPGKEHWFGVDD, from the coding sequence ATGCTGACATTCGGAACAGGCAACAAAGCGGTGGCAATGGCGGTCAGGGATGCAAAACCTGTCGTTGTTGCAGCCTATCCCATTACTCCGCAGACGGAGATCGTAGAAGAAATCGCAAACTTTGTAACGGACGGATCACTTGACGCCCGCTACATCCCGGTAGAATCCGAACACTCATCCATGGCAGCCTGTATTGGTGCTGCAGCTACCGGTGTGCGGACATTTACCGCCACCAGTTCACATGGGCTTGTCTACATGTGCGAGATGCTGCATATGTCCGCAGGTGCGAGGCTCCCGATCGTGATGGCAAATGCAAACCGTGCACTCGGCCCAGGCTGGAACATCGGTGCAGAGCATTCAGACTCAATATCGATGCGCGATACCGGCTGGCTGCAGGTCTACGTTTCAACCGTACAGGAAGCATATGATGCCACCGTGATGGCATTCCGGATTGCAGAGCACACAGATGTCCTCCTTCCGGTTATGATCAACCTTGACGGGTTCCTCCTGACACATATCACCCAGACCTTTGAAACTGTTGAACCGGGGGACTTCATACCGCCAACTGCAACCCCTCATGCAATTGACATCAATAACCCCGGCGGATACGGCACACTGACACCCGGAAATACCCACTTCAAGTTCCGCCACGATATCGAGCGTGGAATGCAGGCATCCGTTCCGGTAATTGTTGAGACGGAGGCGGATTTTGCACGCCGCTTCGGGCGCGAATACCACCTCTACGAGGAATACCGCTGTGAGGATGCAGATGTGGTCATCATCGCAATGGGCACACTCGGTAAAGAGATGGAAGTCGCAGTCGACATTCTCCGCGACGAAGGAGTTGCCGCAGGCGCAATCCGCATGCGGTGGTTCCGTCCGTTCATTGTCCCCGACCTTGATGGAAAAGAGGTGGTCGTCATAGACCGTGACTACTCGTTTGGATTTGGCGGTGTGGTTGCAAACGAACTGCAGGCAAAGTGCGGCTGCAAACCGTTCAGCGTGATCGCAGGTCTTGGTGGACAGGAAGTAACCTATGATGATATTGCCGAATTTGTCCGGATACGATGTCCCGGGAAAGAACACTGGTTCGGGGTGGATGACTGA
- a CDS encoding universal stress protein produces the protein MVFKTLLVAYDGSEFSREALRTAVANAPLWDAKVHTIYVVNPRYYASTIVDPQIGVVEPRSEHWLQMLEREAEEMLEEAKEIAAAAEIEIIPHMVIGDPRDEILETAKEIGADLIILGSAGKGMTKRFLLGSVSTSVVTQSPIATLVVHTHDEK, from the coding sequence ATGGTTTTTAAAACATTGCTCGTCGCATATGACGGTTCAGAATTCAGCCGCGAAGCGCTCAGGACAGCGGTCGCCAATGCACCCCTCTGGGATGCGAAAGTGCATACCATCTATGTGGTAAATCCCCGCTATTATGCATCCACCATCGTTGACCCCCAGATAGGTGTCGTCGAACCCCGTTCAGAACACTGGCTCCAGATGCTTGAACGGGAGGCAGAAGAGATGCTTGAGGAGGCAAAAGAAATTGCCGCCGCTGCTGAAATAGAAATTATCCCCCACATGGTTATCGGAGACCCGCGGGACGAAATCCTGGAGACCGCAAAAGAGATAGGGGCAGATCTCATCATCCTGGGATCGGCAGGGAAGGGCATGACAAAGCGGTTCCTTCTGGGCAGCGTGAGCACTTCAGTCGTTACGCAAAGTCCCATCGCAACTCTTGTAGTCCATACGCATGATGAGAAGTAA
- a CDS encoding CehA/McbA family metallohydrolase: protein MNKGTDLMLKCDLHVHTNYSRDGESSVEACLKRAEERGLDAIAITDHDTTEGALYAIKCETPVLVIPGIEISTADGHLIALGITEKIPADLDFAESVKRAHAAGALCIIPHPYHKWRHGAALKVKTAIAMVDAVESFNSRYITGAANRKAARKAAQSGKPCVAGSDAHNARYVGYGVTLIDAPPEVPAILEAIRDGRCSIHGRMTPLRTYTRQSMRGAKRRISRRIHR from the coding sequence ATGAATAAAGGTACTGATCTGATGCTGAAGTGTGACCTGCATGTACATACCAATTACTCCCGTGACGGGGAAAGCAGTGTGGAGGCATGCCTGAAACGGGCGGAAGAACGGGGGCTTGACGCCATCGCCATCACCGATCATGACACCACAGAGGGCGCATTATATGCCATTAAATGCGAAACGCCCGTGCTCGTCATCCCGGGAATAGAGATATCCACCGCAGATGGCCATCTCATTGCTCTGGGTATCACAGAGAAGATACCGGCAGACCTCGATTTTGCCGAGAGCGTAAAACGGGCACATGCAGCAGGTGCACTCTGCATCATCCCCCATCCATATCATAAATGGCGTCACGGTGCCGCCCTCAAAGTAAAGACGGCCATCGCGATGGTGGACGCAGTCGAGTCGTTCAACAGCCGCTATATCACCGGTGCAGCAAACAGGAAAGCCGCCCGAAAGGCTGCACAATCCGGAAAACCCTGTGTGGCCGGGAGCGACGCACACAATGCACGGTACGTCGGCTATGGAGTTACCCTCATTGATGCGCCGCCGGAGGTCCCTGCCATCCTTGAGGCCATTCGTGACGGACGGTGCAGTATTCATGGACGGATGACACCCCTTCGCACCTACACCCGTCAGTCCATGCGGGGTGCAAAACGCAGAATTTCCCGGCGGATTCATCGATGA
- a CDS encoding response regulator yields the protein MKMGTILVCDDSLFQRRILTSIVKKNGHNPLEAENGHECLEMAKKYNPDLIFLDLLMPEYDGFAVLSDAKDQLSDIPIVVITADIQDITRNECMELGARAFLNKPVDHDKAKAVIQEILGKKG from the coding sequence ATGAAGATGGGTACAATTCTTGTATGTGATGATTCTCTTTTTCAGAGGCGTATTCTGACATCGATTGTGAAAAAAAACGGACATAATCCATTAGAAGCTGAAAATGGCCATGAATGTCTCGAAATGGCCAAAAAATATAACCCGGATTTGATCTTCCTCGATCTCCTGATGCCGGAATATGATGGTTTTGCGGTCCTCTCTGATGCAAAAGACCAGTTATCTGACATTCCTATCGTTGTTATCACGGCAGATATCCAGGACATAACACGCAATGAATGTATGGAACTGGGTGCGCGGGCATTCCTGAACAAGCCGGTTGACCACGACAAGGCAAAGGCGGTCATTCAGGAAATTCTGGGCAAAAAGGGTTGA
- a CDS encoding PAS domain-containing protein: protein MMKSSGDIVFTMLEYLPVGVCIIDSDYTVHFWNSCMEQWTGRRKNELTGNDLRNYFSALKQDRLKHRLENIFTGSNTPVILSSQIHTYIFDAPLPGGAMRRQHTTVLPIEQPSGHYAMFVCEDVTSLTDEIQACREMKNTALCELEKREKAEYNLRVANEDLLAYVSEATVRLKTPVSLIEENLREILNQTNGGNCDTEEMKTILKLQIQVASTVVENLRELSEAIIAGKKEIPTAYRNMIHE, encoded by the coding sequence ATGATGAAAAGTTCCGGTGACATTGTCTTTACCATGCTGGAATATCTCCCGGTTGGTGTATGTATTATCGACAGTGACTACACCGTCCATTTCTGGAATTCCTGCATGGAACAGTGGACGGGAAGAAGAAAGAATGAACTCACCGGGAATGACCTCAGAAACTATTTTTCCGCACTAAAACAGGACAGGTTGAAGCACCGTCTTGAGAACATCTTCACCGGCAGCAACACCCCCGTCATCCTCTCATCACAGATTCATACCTACATCTTCGATGCGCCGCTGCCCGGAGGTGCAATGCGCAGACAACATACAACGGTTCTGCCGATTGAACAGCCATCAGGGCATTATGCAATGTTTGTTTGTGAGGATGTGACCAGCCTGACAGATGAAATTCAGGCATGCCGTGAGATGAAGAATACTGCACTATGTGAACTGGAGAAGAGAGAAAAAGCAGAGTATAATCTTCGTGTGGCAAACGAAGACCTTCTCGCATATGTATCGGAGGCCACAGTACGGTTAAAGACGCCAGTATCCCTGATTGAAGAGAACCTCAGGGAAATCCTGAATCAAACGAACGGGGGTAACTGCGATACAGAGGAGATGAAGACAATCCTGAAACTGCAGATACAGGTGGCAAGTACTGTCGTTGAAAACCTCCGGGAACTCAGCGAGGCAATCATTGCCGGGAAAAAAGAAATCCCCACGGCATACAGGAATATGATTCACGAATGA
- a CDS encoding DUF7504 family protein: MNRITADKLGEGDSFLVLSSASSLKENNIRLVKEIQRLGYQTIMITFNQPSPILKRTYIKNEIDLNTIIFIDAVSKYALGTLPEDIDRAVFISNPRNLTNLSVAISEMLKEFAGTDTCVILDSISTMLIYLSSEDISKFVHFMTSKLAILGMPVFFVAVENGLNPVLMSHLSTFTDEVIDFTSPATD, from the coding sequence ATGAACAGGATTACGGCAGACAAACTGGGAGAAGGGGACTCGTTTCTGGTCCTGTCATCGGCATCCTCGCTGAAAGAGAATAATATCCGTCTTGTGAAAGAGATTCAGCGTCTGGGATATCAGACAATCATGATCACCTTCAATCAGCCGTCACCAATCCTGAAACGGACGTATATAAAAAATGAAATTGATCTCAATACAATAATATTCATCGATGCAGTTTCAAAATATGCCCTTGGCACACTGCCAGAGGACATAGACCGTGCAGTATTCATCAGCAATCCCCGCAACCTCACAAATCTCAGCGTTGCAATCAGCGAGATGCTGAAAGAATTTGCAGGCACTGATACCTGTGTTATTCTGGACAGTATCAGTACGATGCTTATCTACCTGTCATCAGAAGACATCTCAAAGTTTGTTCATTTCATGACAAGCAAACTGGCAATTCTTGGTATGCCAGTATTCTTTGTTGCCGTAGAAAATGGGCTCAACCCGGTTTTAATGTCACATCTCTCCACCTTCACAGATGAAGTGATCGATTTTACATCTCCTGCCACTGACTGA
- a CDS encoding thiamine pyrophosphate-dependent enzyme has product MAIPDEEFLLKTTSACAGCPSSLILRYVTKAAGADTVLVIPACCTSVIQGVYPTTAMNIPVYNVAFASAAAVASGMSEAFRAEGRKTNVICYAGDGGTIDIGIQALSGALERGTDFLYICYDNEAYSNTGMQRSGATPLGAMTTTTPGGKKDQKKDLDAIVAAHNPVYQATACAAYPQDLYNKVEKALSIPGPKFMHVLAPCPPGWRFPSEKTIEMGKLAVKSGLWVLYERENGKLSITGASKAAMKKRIPVEDYLSVQGRFRKITAAETAEVQKTVEDTIARLQREVDGIC; this is encoded by the coding sequence ATGGCCATACCTGATGAAGAGTTTTTACTCAAAACCACATCTGCGTGTGCTGGGTGCCCGTCATCCCTCATTCTGCGCTATGTGACAAAAGCTGCAGGAGCGGATACGGTGCTTGTAATCCCGGCATGCTGTACCAGCGTGATACAGGGAGTCTACCCTACAACCGCAATGAATATACCTGTCTATAATGTCGCATTTGCTTCTGCTGCCGCTGTTGCATCAGGAATGAGTGAGGCATTCCGTGCAGAGGGACGCAAGACAAATGTGATCTGCTACGCCGGTGACGGCGGAACGATTGACATCGGCATTCAGGCACTTTCCGGTGCACTTGAACGCGGGACAGACTTCCTCTATATCTGCTACGACAATGAGGCATACTCAAATACCGGCATGCAGCGGTCGGGTGCCACCCCGCTGGGTGCGATGACAACGACCACTCCCGGCGGTAAGAAAGATCAAAAAAAGGATCTGGATGCGATTGTTGCGGCGCACAATCCGGTGTACCAGGCAACTGCCTGCGCCGCCTATCCGCAGGATCTCTACAATAAGGTGGAAAAGGCACTCTCTATTCCGGGACCGAAGTTCATGCATGTTCTCGCACCCTGTCCTCCCGGATGGCGCTTCCCATCGGAGAAGACCATTGAGATGGGAAAGCTTGCGGTGAAGTCAGGCCTCTGGGTGCTCTATGAACGCGAGAACGGAAAACTCTCTATCACCGGTGCTTCAAAGGCGGCGATGAAGAAGCGTATTCCGGTAGAGGATTATCTTTCGGTGCAGGGCCGTTTCAGGAAGATAACTGCTGCGGAAACAGCAGAGGTCCAAAAGACCGTTGAAGATACTATTGCCCGTCTCCAGCGGGAGGTGGATGGCATATGCTGA
- the truA gene encoding tRNA pseudouridine(38-40) synthase TruA gives MRLAFQVAYIGTDFHGSQMQASSRTVEGTFIRDCQDLGLFDDWRKAGFAFSGRTDRGVHARRQICAFTTSLPERAIGRLNRILPEDCWCTGWAETDETFHPRYHAKTRTYRYYLYDDGTTDLACMQEAASLLLGTHNFTHFSRLKGKNPEKTILSSQIHIENGFYVYEITAPGFLWNMVRCIVTALVAIGRNEIDTDYLTALLNATPRMRHLTPAPAEGLILWDIDCGITFTPLAVSGRRKDAVRERRRYFETMKKVDMLLD, from the coding sequence ATGAGACTGGCATTTCAGGTTGCATATATCGGAACCGATTTTCATGGTTCGCAGATGCAGGCCAGCAGCCGAACCGTTGAAGGGACCTTCATTCGTGACTGCCAGGACCTTGGCCTCTTTGACGACTGGCGCAAAGCCGGGTTCGCGTTCTCCGGCAGAACCGATCGCGGCGTCCATGCACGCAGACAAATCTGTGCCTTCACAACCTCCCTCCCAGAGCGTGCAATAGGACGCCTGAACCGGATTCTGCCGGAGGATTGCTGGTGTACCGGGTGGGCAGAAACGGATGAAACATTCCACCCGCGGTATCATGCAAAAACACGTACGTACCGGTATTATCTCTATGATGACGGTACCACCGACCTTGCCTGCATGCAGGAGGCAGCATCCCTCCTTTTAGGCACCCATAATTTCACCCATTTCTCCCGCCTAAAAGGGAAAAATCCTGAAAAGACCATTCTGTCCTCACAGATCCACATTGAAAACGGCTTTTACGTATATGAAATAACGGCACCCGGATTTCTCTGGAATATGGTGCGTTGTATTGTTACCGCCCTCGTTGCCATAGGCAGAAATGAAATAGACACAGACTATCTGACAGCACTGCTCAACGCAACACCCCGTATGCGCCACCTTACACCGGCACCGGCGGAAGGACTGATCCTCTGGGATATCGACTGCGGCATAACATTCACCCCACTTGCGGTCAGCGGGAGAAGAAAAGACGCGGTAAGAGAACGCAGACGTTATTTTGAAACAATGAAAAAAGTGGATATGCTTCTGGATTAG